The following proteins are co-located in the Acidimicrobiales bacterium genome:
- a CDS encoding MFS transporter, producing MQTASATAPRQKKPGIFSFRGWRVVGAGAVLQALYSGMVMQGFGQYAVVLEQQFGWSKSTLSAAYSMNRAESALLGPIQGWALDRFGARRVARLGIVMAAIGLLAFSRVQNLWQFFGAFVLISVGTSLSGFLTVTVAIVQWFERRRLAHCRLAAWDLP from the coding sequence GTGCAAACCGCCAGCGCCACCGCCCCCCGCCAGAAGAAGCCGGGCATCTTCAGCTTTCGCGGCTGGCGAGTGGTCGGAGCTGGCGCCGTGCTGCAGGCCCTCTACTCGGGCATGGTGATGCAGGGTTTCGGACAGTACGCGGTTGTGCTCGAGCAGCAGTTCGGCTGGAGCAAGTCGACGTTGTCGGCCGCGTACTCGATGAACCGCGCCGAGTCGGCGTTGCTGGGACCGATTCAGGGTTGGGCGCTCGACCGCTTCGGGGCAAGACGAGTAGCCCGCCTGGGCATAGTGATGGCCGCCATCGGCCTGCTGGCGTTCAGCAGGGTTCAGAACCTCTGGCAGTTCTTCGGCGCCTTCGTCTTGATCTCGGTGGGCACCAGCCTCAGTGGGTTTCTCACGGTCACGGTGGCCATCGTCCAGTGGTTCGAACGTCGTCGGCTCGCGCATTGTCGATTGGCAGCATGGGATTTGCCATAG
- a CDS encoding MFS transporter, which translates to MGFAIGGVLIPALAFFIEEFGWRGTAAGSAVIYLVCAWPLATYLEGTPAEHGTFVDGIDPETATPSTQPRAEGLTDVHFTAREAMRTKAFWLISLGHMSALFVVGAVLAHLSLLLTSEHGYSLTEASFVAGGLPLVQIVGMLLGGWLGDRFNKRMLASLAMFGHTSGLLILAYANGALRIWTFVVLHGLAWGVRGPLMQALRADYFGSTSFGSIMGVSSLIVMLGTVLGPLVAGILADTTGSYRTGFVVLSFLALGGVVFFTLAKPPSPPVRDQPA; encoded by the coding sequence ATGGGATTTGCCATAGGCGGCGTGTTGATACCCGCCCTGGCGTTCTTCATCGAGGAGTTCGGCTGGCGCGGAACTGCCGCGGGGTCTGCCGTCATTTACCTGGTGTGTGCATGGCCTCTCGCTACCTACCTGGAAGGAACGCCGGCCGAGCATGGTACCTTCGTCGACGGCATAGACCCGGAAACGGCGACCCCGTCGACCCAGCCGCGCGCCGAAGGCCTGACCGATGTGCATTTCACAGCTCGGGAGGCCATGCGCACAAAGGCGTTCTGGCTCATCTCGCTGGGCCACATGAGTGCCCTGTTCGTCGTCGGTGCCGTCTTGGCCCACCTGTCTTTGCTGCTGACATCCGAGCACGGCTACTCGTTGACCGAGGCCAGCTTTGTCGCAGGTGGCCTCCCGTTGGTTCAGATCGTGGGAATGCTCTTGGGCGGATGGCTGGGCGATCGGTTCAACAAGCGCATGTTGGCGTCGCTGGCGATGTTTGGCCACACCTCGGGGCTGCTGATACTGGCCTACGCCAACGGTGCCCTGAGGATTTGGACATTTGTCGTGTTGCACGGACTGGCATGGGGTGTGCGAGGCCCCTTGATGCAGGCGCTGCGCGCCGACTATTTCGGGTCGACCAGCTTCGGCTCGATAATGGGCGTCAGCTCGTTGATAGTGATGCTGGGCACGGTGCTGGGGCCGTTGGTGGCAGGCATCCTGGCCGACACGACCGGCAGCTACCGCACCGGCTTCGTTGTTTTGAGCTTCCTGGCACTGGGCGGCGTGGTGTTCTTCACCCTGGCCAAGCCGCCTAGCCCGCCCGTCCGCGACCAACCCGCGTAG
- a CDS encoding DUF2786 domain-containing protein: MAKQPPTPIRSSAHSALSDLVCGIDAAWGKGWAPDELVRAADKLFDSTNAAVMATAIILHRRSHPAPAGEDWLERLDHVGRVAPTEHPERLCDALGVDDRTLTQVAGNLASWLKVLPRMAFVCAPPGTIAAGAARRPKAIDKAKLLERVRALLAKAEATQFPHEAQAFTAKAQQIMTSHSIELAMLDDPAGEAPAALRIWHDPPYASAKGDLLASIAAANGCRTVSHGGLDVSTVFGFRHDLDSVELLHTSLLVQATAEMTQLETQWQHDRRRIRSFRHSFLIGFASRIGQRLEQARRLATEQAGVSSDALHPVLVSRSLAVDRAVDEVYPNLSSKRRSLSNSAGYVAGTIAADRASIGPSTRVGRGRAG; encoded by the coding sequence ATGGCAAAGCAACCTCCAACACCAATCCGCAGCTCGGCTCACAGCGCCCTGTCGGACCTGGTCTGTGGCATCGACGCCGCGTGGGGTAAAGGGTGGGCGCCAGACGAGCTGGTGAGGGCGGCCGACAAGCTCTTCGACTCGACCAACGCTGCCGTCATGGCGACGGCGATCATTTTGCACCGCAGATCCCACCCCGCACCGGCCGGCGAAGACTGGCTCGAGCGTCTCGACCATGTCGGACGGGTCGCTCCTACCGAGCACCCCGAACGGCTCTGCGACGCGCTTGGTGTCGATGACCGAACGTTGACCCAGGTGGCCGGCAATCTCGCCAGCTGGCTGAAGGTGCTGCCGCGTATGGCCTTCGTTTGTGCCCCGCCCGGAACCATCGCAGCGGGCGCGGCACGCAGACCCAAGGCAATCGACAAGGCGAAGCTGCTCGAGCGGGTCAGGGCGTTGCTGGCCAAGGCCGAGGCCACCCAGTTTCCTCACGAGGCGCAGGCTTTCACCGCCAAGGCCCAGCAGATCATGACCAGCCACTCGATCGAGCTTGCCATGCTCGACGATCCTGCCGGCGAGGCTCCCGCTGCTCTTCGCATCTGGCACGATCCGCCATATGCCAGCGCCAAGGGCGACCTGCTCGCGTCAATCGCAGCCGCAAACGGTTGTCGCACGGTTTCCCATGGTGGTTTGGATGTGTCGACGGTCTTCGGGTTCCGTCACGATCTCGATTCGGTCGAGCTCTTGCACACGTCGCTGTTGGTGCAGGCCACGGCCGAGATGACCCAGCTCGAGACTCAGTGGCAACACGACAGGCGCCGTATCCGTTCGTTCAGGCACAGCTTCCTGATCGGCTTCGCGTCACGCATCGGTCAGCGTCTAGAACAGGCGCGCCGCCTGGCCACCGAGCAGGCTGGTGTCTCGTCTGACGCTCTGCATCCGGTGTTGGTCAGCCGCTCGCTCGCTGTCGACCGTGCCGTCGACGAGGTCTACCCGAACCTCTCCAGCAAGCGGCGGTCGCTGAGCAACTCGGCCGGCTATGTCGCCGGTACCATCGCCGCAGACCGTGCCAGCATCGGCCCTTCTACGCGGGTTGGTCGCGGACGGGCGGGCTAG
- a CDS encoding FMN-binding glutamate synthase family protein: protein MTLLLILAAIVAVLAAVAVYDLAQRRHAVLRNFPVVGHLRFILERFGPELRQYIVTSNDEERPFSRDQRRWVYSTAKDENSYFGFGTDNRFETDGHLFFRHAAFPARETTADSVPAAKVLGAWRQRPEAFRPSSLTNISAMSFGSLSGPAVHALNSGAALARCLHNTGEGGISAHHRHGGELVFQIGTGYFGARDDRGEFSLDVLKRSVDSAPVKAIEIKLSQGAKPGLGGVLPGEKVTSEISAARGVPVGITVRSPAYHSQFGDVPSMVAFVEALAEATGLPVGIKSAVGEVAFWDELARFMASTGTGPDFITVDGGEGGTGAAPLAFSDHVALPFREAFAVVFSAFARVDLHNDVFFVGSGKLGFPAEAVLAMSMGVDMLGVAREAMLAVGCIQAQRCHTGHCPTGVATQSKWLMRGLDPTDKSARLANYVTGMNSEILKLAHAVGEQHPGLVHPDTIAIRDGGRGLVSAAEMFGLDPAWYGDERRERLLASLAG, encoded by the coding sequence ATGACGTTGCTGTTGATTCTCGCGGCGATCGTGGCGGTGCTGGCGGCCGTGGCGGTGTACGACCTGGCTCAGAGGCGCCATGCCGTGCTGCGCAACTTTCCCGTCGTGGGCCATCTGAGGTTCATCCTCGAGCGCTTTGGCCCTGAACTGCGTCAGTACATCGTCACCAGCAACGACGAGGAACGCCCGTTCAGCCGAGATCAGCGACGTTGGGTCTATTCGACGGCCAAGGACGAGAACTCGTACTTCGGCTTCGGAACCGACAATCGCTTCGAGACCGACGGTCACCTGTTCTTTCGCCATGCAGCTTTTCCAGCTCGCGAAACGACCGCAGACAGCGTGCCGGCGGCCAAGGTCTTGGGTGCTTGGCGTCAGCGTCCCGAGGCGTTCAGGCCTTCGTCGTTGACCAACATCTCGGCGATGAGTTTCGGGTCGTTGTCGGGTCCGGCCGTGCACGCCCTCAACTCCGGAGCCGCTCTCGCTCGGTGTCTGCACAACACGGGCGAAGGTGGCATCAGCGCCCACCACAGGCACGGCGGCGAACTCGTGTTCCAGATCGGTACCGGCTATTTCGGTGCGCGCGACGACCGGGGCGAGTTCAGCCTCGATGTGCTGAAACGCTCCGTCGATAGCGCGCCGGTGAAGGCGATAGAGATCAAGCTGAGCCAGGGCGCCAAGCCCGGGTTGGGTGGGGTCCTGCCCGGCGAGAAGGTGACGTCGGAGATCTCTGCGGCACGAGGTGTGCCGGTGGGAATCACGGTGCGCAGCCCGGCGTACCACTCGCAGTTCGGTGATGTTCCGTCGATGGTGGCTTTCGTCGAGGCGCTGGCCGAGGCAACGGGCCTTCCGGTCGGCATCAAGTCTGCGGTCGGAGAGGTCGCGTTCTGGGACGAGCTGGCGCGCTTCATGGCCAGCACCGGCACGGGCCCAGATTTCATCACCGTCGATGGAGGTGAAGGTGGCACTGGGGCCGCCCCGCTGGCCTTCTCAGACCATGTAGCGCTGCCATTTCGCGAAGCGTTCGCCGTGGTGTTCAGTGCCTTTGCCCGGGTCGACCTGCACAACGACGTGTTCTTCGTCGGCTCGGGCAAGCTCGGGTTTCCCGCCGAAGCTGTGTTGGCCATGTCGATGGGTGTCGACATGTTGGGAGTGGCGCGAGAGGCGATGCTGGCCGTTGGGTGCATACAAGCGCAGCGGTGCCACACCGGCCACTGCCCCACGGGTGTTGCCACCCAATCCAAGTGGCTGATGCGCGGCCTCGACCCCACCGACAAGTCGGCGCGTCTGGCCAACTACGTCACGGGCATGAACTCCGAGATTCTCAAGCTCGCACACGCAGTGGGCGAGCAGCACCCGGGCCTGGTGCATCCCGACACCATTGCCATCAGAGATGGGGGCCGGGGCCTGGTGTCGGCGGCCGAGATGTTCGGTCTCGATCCTGCTTGGTACGGCGACGAGAGGCGTGAACGCCTGCTTGCATCGCTGGCCGGTTAG